The Rhinoderma darwinii isolate aRhiDar2 chromosome 11, aRhiDar2.hap1, whole genome shotgun sequence genome window below encodes:
- the USP54 gene encoding ubiquitin carboxyl-terminal hydrolase 54 isoform X3, with protein sequence MMSWKRNYFSTGRGGVQEMFTPRNSISIAPSKGLINEPGQNSCFLNSALQVLWHLDIFRRSFRQLTTHKCMGDSCIFCALKGIFNQFQCSSEKVLPSDALRSALAKTFQDEQRFQLGIMDDAAECFENLLIRLHIHIADESKEDICTAQHCISHQKFAMTLFEQCVCTSCGATSDPLPFIQMVHYISTTALCNQAICMLERREKPTPDMFGELLQKASTMGDLRNCPSNCGEKIRIRRVLMNAPQIITIGLVWDSDHSDLAEDVIHSLGTCLKLGDLFYRVTDDRAKHSELYLVGMICYYGKHYSTFFFQTKIRKWMYFDDAHVKEIGPKWKDVVTKCIKGHYQPLLLLYADPRGTPVSVPDVLSQMDIRQYSRTCYDSEDSGREPSISSDTRTDSSTDSYPYKHSHHESVMSHFSSDSQGTVIYNLENDAASQSSRDTGETLKEKQAPRAGLKLSSSSSRLRDFKTTVSNMIHRPSQASQTTQSVHHVGSAVDQAEIKPPASLAVRPRDWDMENNSNEIKSGLSGRYRPTWRPTREPLNVDSVFRHEKRKNTGYSPLSPFSEDSAKEFSVNDRRETANPDTKEKHPCVKYRSWGVGLGIHPHLVDQQQPRLIQRMESGYESSERNSNSPISMDLPLSENCSAFREYHSRKSPGTAQAPTRRNIPKSQSSSALDMADSASSVWVKVHPSHVAAESPGSIKSELDELQEEVARRASEQELRWKREKDIEAAMGFNPQPRRFLDLDELQNQGRSDSFERSIQEADSVFEQSLRLEQKGDYTTALALCNEAISKFRLTMHDARSSTHCRTLADKKVQMCLRKARTLQDRMLLSTIPQPLPPAYPFPQGGAINQSTSDQAISDKVPVNHQVMAETTTKEDFTTTPLPHPFASSHELLPLSAESSNLSASEHCPCSKAFSNNRAPSGPNSPESSSTPTQSTFDKNLRVNDCSPDLQLKSRKSEQAADGSPNNGKVTEEHEAKDGPLPLRKMKLSGIKSGSLPSLLFPWARRAHAPSPDRNNQPSHCNKSVSTEIHTSEDKVGSCIAPPVSPTVTNSNNVHPANVSTKTNSQDNLLNKQCELHIFETSKVEAPKSKGLVRSLAEQFQRLQGGSPKRSSFGVNFTGIDSTEQKSTPAGKMQNSLNLLETESGSRPLVMRENKSVSTDQASTSPDSEDGSCNVNGSSVSHLNSHNSVSHKEVLPGDLVDSVNRGKFYYKAEKKVKFGSTVHLPASAPMNQWVDSVSRYYNAQVEDTDVEHHARPSLSNRKSVRYGLSKSSIDLRQEWKQDSEHDASELDTLYKTSLQTCPSNRTLQWRSENPRQTFGKPFLDNTSARKMQHAAGRSLSRTPTAEIERSLCGTTHSPVSKVTHVRDQGRRSEEDKLYSAENFRRLARSLSGTVISSREETLVSSHSFEASNERKPLVDSSHRSHSSSSYPYTHNPSVLSYEPQHCPTQMQHPSHEVLAPSMVGEAHRPPGDSSMQKFLALPDRSEGVRGSEHSDMAVSYATLPRAPKIGSNLYSTTSQRSSPDSWQQPGAMEHNIPTYHPWSGHTVQANGPDQNMINSRFLGSPGRKLQNGLFQQESSHRVYETYKINRRPPPSTEYCTLSMPRSSSMGRGDVLANAFAPQPRIQGPRRVDMPPEEDWRQNNFAPQMSEWRQHPTYSPHRNYSSASDMYGKASWRGTSAFSRNGR encoded by the exons GGGATATTCAACCAGTTTCAGTGTAGCAGTGAGAAGGTGTTACCATCAGATGCCCTCCGCAGTGCCCTTGCCAAGACCTTCCAAGACGAACAACGTTTTCAACTGGGTATTATGGATGATGCAGCAGAATGTTTT GAAAATCTTCTGATTCGCCTCCACATTCACATCGCAGATGAATCCAAAGAAGATATCTGCACTGCCCAGCATTGTATTTCTCATCAGAAGTTTGCAATGACCTTATTTGAACAG TGTGTTTGTACCAGCTGTGGTGCCACATCAGACCCTCTGCCTTTTATTCAGATGGTGCATTATATCTCTACTACTGCACTCTG CAATCAGGCAATTTGTATGTTAGAAAGGAGAGAAAAACCAACCCCGGACATGTTCGGAGAATTACTGCAAAAAGCTAGTACGATGGGGGACTTGAGGAACTGTCCT AGCAATTGTGGTGAGAAAATCCGCATCCGTCGAGTGCTCATGAATGCACCTCAGATCATAACAATTGGACTGGTGTGGGACTCCGATCACTCTGATCTTGCGGAGGATGTCATTCATAGTCTTGGAACCTGCCTTAAGCTCGGGGAT TTATTTTATAGGGTTACAGATGACAGAGCGAAGCATTCTGAGCTGTATTTGGTTGGAATGATCTGTTACTATGGGAAACATTACTCCACCTTCTTCTTTCAAACCAAAATACGGAAGTGGATGTATTTTGATGATGCCCATGTAAAAGAG ATTGGTCCAAAATGGAAAGACGTAGTGACAAAATGCATAAAGGGGCACTATCAGCCATTACTACTTTTGTATGCTGATCCTAGGGGTACTCCAGTGTCTGTTCCAGATGTATTGTCTCAGATGGATATTCGACAGTATAGCAGAACATGCTATGATAGTGAAGACTCTG GCAGGGAGCCCTCTATCTCCAGTGACACCAGGACAGACTCCTCCACTGACAGCTATCCCTACAAACATTCACATCATGAATCTGTGATGAGCCACTTCTCCTCGGACTCCCAAGGCACAGTCATCTACAACCTGGAGAACGATGCAGCATCACAGAGTAGTAGAGATACAG GTGAAACCTTAAAGGAGAAGCAAGCTCCAAGAGCAGGTCTGAAGCTATCCAGCAGTTCCAGTAGGTTGAGAGACTTTAAAACCACTGTTAGCAATATGATTCACAGACCATCGCAAGCATCACAAACAACGCAAAGCGTACATCATGTTGGAAGTGCGGTGGATCAGGCAGAGATCAAGCCACCCGCAAGCTTAGCAGTAAGACCCAGGGACTGGGATATGGAAAATAACAGCAATGAGATCAAATCTGGGTTATCTGGCAGGTATCGGCCTACTTGGCGCCCAACACGTGAGCCATTAAATGTTGATAGTGTCTTCAGACATGAAAAGAGGAAAAATACAGGATACAGTCCACTCAGTCCCTTCTCAGAAGACTCTG CTAAGGAATTCTCTGTTAATGATCGGAGGGAAACCGCCAATCCTGATACAAAGGAAAAGCATCCATGTGTGAAATATAGGAGTTGGGGTGTCGGACTCGGTATTCATCCTCATCTTGTGGATCAGCAGCAGCCTCGTCTTATCCAGAGGATGGAGTCTGGCTATGAAAGCAGTGAACGGAACAGCAATAGTCCCATCAGCATGGACTTGCCTTTATCAGAGAATTGTAGTGCTTTTCG GGAATATCACTCAAGGAAAAGTCCTGGTACAGCTCAAGCTCCTACCAGGCGAAACATCCCAAAGTCTCAGAGCAGCAGTGCATTAGATATGGCCGATTCTGCCTCCAGTGTATGGGTTAAGGTCCATCCCTCTCATGTTG CAGCAGAGAGTCCGGGATCCATAAAGAGTGAATTGGATGAACTTCAAGAGGAAGTTGCAAGAAGGGCGAGTGAGCAAGAACTGCGCTGGAAGAGGGAAAAAGATATTGAGGCAGCCATGGGGTTCAACCCGCAGCCTCGGCGGTTTTTGGATTTGGATGAGTTACAGAACCAGG GGAGGAGTGACAGCTTTGAGCGATCCATACAGGAGGCAGACTCTGTCTTTGAGCAATCACTGAGGCTGGAGCAGAAAGGAGATTACACTACAGCTTTGGCACTGTGTAATGAAGCTATTT CTAAATTCAGACTTACCATGCATGATGCCAGATCTAGCACACACTGCAGAACCCTAGCAGATAAGAAGGTGCAAATGTGTTTACGAAAGGCACGGACTCTTCAGGACCGCATGCTGCTGTCGACAATTCCTCAACCACTGCCACCAGCTTACCCCTTTCCACAGGGGGGAGCTATAAACCAATCTACAAG TGACCAGGCTATCTCGGACAAAGTTCCAGTGAACCATCAGGTAATGGCAGAGACCACCACAAAGGAGGATTTCACGACCACTCCATTACCACACCCGTTTGCTTCTAGCCATGAGTTGCTTCCATTGTCAGCTGAGTCTTCCAACTTGTCAGCTTCTGAACATTGCCCATGTAGTAAAGCATTTTCTAACAACCGTGCTCCTTCAGGTCCTAATTCCCCAGAGAGTTCCTCAACTCCTACACAGAGCACATTTGATAAAAATTTAAGAGTGAATGATTGTAGTCCAGACCTACAACTCAAAAGCCGAAAAAGTGAACAAGCTGCTGATGGAAGCCCTAATAATGGTAaggtgactgaggaacatgaagcTAAAGATGGTCCTCTACCTCTGCGGAAGATGAAACTCAGTGGTATTAAATCTGGTTCTTTACCATCATTGTTATTTCCCTGGGCACGTCGAGCACATGCTCCGTCTCCAGATAGAAACAACCAACCCAGCCACTGTAACAAATCTGTTAGTACAGAAATTCATACCAGTGAAGATAAGGTTGGTTCTTGCATAGCCCCACCAGTCTCTCCAACTGTTACAAATAGTAATAATGTTCATCCAGCTAACGTCTCCACAAAAACAAACAGCCAGGACAACTTATTAAATAAACAATGTGAATTGCATATCTTTGAGACTAGCAAAGTTGAGGCGCCAAAAAGTAAGGGGTTGGTGCGATCTCTCGCAGAACAGTTCCAGAGGCTACAAGGgggctcaccaaagagaagcagttttgGTGTGAATTTTACTGGAATAGACAGCACTGAACAGAAGTCTACACCAGCAGGGAAAATGCAGAATTCCTTGAACCTTTTGGAAACAGAATCTGGTTCACGTCCTCTAGTAATGCGAGAGAATAAATCAGTCAGTACAGATCAAGCAAGTACTTCTCCAGACTCTGAGGATGGGTCTTGTAATGTAAATGGATCCAGTGTAAGCCATCTAAACAGCCATAATTCAGTGTCACATAAGGAAGTATTACCAGGAGACCTGGTCGACAGTGTTAACCGTGGCAAGTTTTACTACAAAGCTGAGAAAAAGGTGAAATTTGGAAGCACAGTTCATTTGCCAGCCTCTGCGCCCATGAACCAGTGGGTTGATAGTGTTAGCAGATATTATAATGCCCAAGTGGAGGATACTGATGTGGAACACCATGCTCGTCCAAGTCTCTCCAATCGAAAGTCTGTCCGATATGGCTTATCAAAGAGCTCCATTGATCTCCGGCAGGAGTGGAAGCAGGATTCGGAGCATGATGCTTCTGAGTTGGATACCTTATATAAAACAAGCCTTCAGACTTGTCCCAGCAACAGGACTCTGCAGTGGAGATCCGAGAACCCCAGACAGACATTCGGAAAACCAT TTTTGGACAACACATCTGCAAGGAAAATGCAGCATGCTGCTGGAAGAAGTCTGTCAAGGACACCAACAGCTGAGATAGAACGCAGTCTCTGTGGAACCACACATTCACCTGTATCTAAG GTCACTCATGTCAGGGACCAGGGCAGGAGGTCTGAGGAAGACAAGCTGTACAGTGCAGAGAATTTCCGGCGGCTGGCAAGGAGCCTCAGTGGGACTGTCATCTCTAGCAGAGAAGAGACTCTGGTCTCTTCTCACAGTTTT GAGGCATCCAATGAGAGGAAACCGCTTGTGGACAGCAGTCATCGCTCTCACAGCTCCTCCTCCTACCCTTATACCCACAATCCTTCTGTTTTATCCTATGAACCCCAGCACTGCCCAACCCAGATGCAGCACCCATCTCATGAGGTTCTGGCGCCCAGCATGGTGGGTGAGGCACACAGGCCACCAG GAGACTCGTCTATGCAGAAGTTTTTGGCTTTGCCTGACAGGAGTGAAGGTGTCAGAGGTAGCGAACACTCCGATATGGCAGTGAGCTATGCGACTCTCCCAAGGGCACCCAAGATCGGTTCCAacttatactccactacttcacaGAGGTCTTCGCCTGACTCTTGGCAACAACCAGGAGCTATGGAACATAACATTCCAACCTACCACCCGTGGTCAGGTCACACAGTGCAGGCCAATGGACCAGACCAAAACATGATAAATTCCAGATTTTTGGGCTCACCGGGCAGAAAACTACAAAATGGTCTGTTTCAGCAAGAGTCAAGTCACAGAGTCTATGAGACCTATAAGATAAATCGTAGACCACCACCATCTACAGAGTACTGCACCTTAAGTATGCCACGTAGCTCTTCCATGGGTAGAGGAGATGTGTTGGCGAATGCTTTTGCTCCGCAGCCTAGAATCCAGGGTCCTAGGAGAGTAGACATGCCACCAGAGGAAGACTGGAGACAGAACAATTTTGCCCCTCAAATGAGTGAATGGAGGCAACATCCAACATATTCCCCTCATCGGAACTATTCGTCTGCCTCTGACATGTACGGTAAAGCCAGCTGGAGGGGTACTTCTGCATTTTCTAGAAACGGGAGGTAA
- the USP54 gene encoding ubiquitin carboxyl-terminal hydrolase 54 isoform X5, with protein MMSWKRNYFSTGRGGVQEMFTPRNSISIAPSKGLINEPGQNSCFLNSALQVLWHLDIFRRSFRQLTTHKCMGDSCIFCALKGIFNQFQCSSEKVLPSDALRSALAKTFQDEQRFQLGIMDDAAECFENLLIRLHIHIADESKEDICTAQHCISHQKFAMTLFEQCVCTSCGATSDPLPFIQMVHYISTTALCNQAICMLERREKPTPDMFGELLQKASTMGDLRNCPSNCGEKIRIRRVLMNAPQIITIGLVWDSDHSDLAEDVIHSLGTCLKLGDLFYRVTDDRAKHSELYLVGMICYYGKHYSTFFFQTKIRKWMYFDDAHVKEIGPKWKDVVTKCIKGHYQPLLLLYADPRGTPVSVPDVLSQMDIRQYSRTCYDSEDSGREPSISSDTRTDSSTDSYPYKHSHHESVMSHFSSDSQGTVIYNLENDAASQSSRDTGHLTDSECSQRHFSRKGPLTDRKRSSSRPRRKGDESQSSGYHSEGETLKEKQAPRAGLKLSSSSSRLRDFKTTVSNMIHRPSQASQTTQSVHHVGSAVDQAEIKPPASLAVRPRDWDMENNSNEIKSGLSGRYRPTWRPTREPLNVDSVFRHEKRKNTGYSPLSPFSEDSAKEFSVNDRRETANPDTKEKHPCVKYRSWGVGLGIHPHLVDQQQPRLIQRMESGYESSERNSNSPISMDLPLSENCSAFREYHSRKSPGTAQAPTRRNIPKSQSSSALDMADSASSVWVKVHPSHVAAESPGSIKSELDELQEEVARRASEQELRWKREKDIEAAMGFNPQPRRFLDLDELQNQGRSDSFERSIQEADSVFEQSLRLEQKGDYTTALALCNEAILTRLSRTKFQ; from the exons GGGATATTCAACCAGTTTCAGTGTAGCAGTGAGAAGGTGTTACCATCAGATGCCCTCCGCAGTGCCCTTGCCAAGACCTTCCAAGACGAACAACGTTTTCAACTGGGTATTATGGATGATGCAGCAGAATGTTTT GAAAATCTTCTGATTCGCCTCCACATTCACATCGCAGATGAATCCAAAGAAGATATCTGCACTGCCCAGCATTGTATTTCTCATCAGAAGTTTGCAATGACCTTATTTGAACAG TGTGTTTGTACCAGCTGTGGTGCCACATCAGACCCTCTGCCTTTTATTCAGATGGTGCATTATATCTCTACTACTGCACTCTG CAATCAGGCAATTTGTATGTTAGAAAGGAGAGAAAAACCAACCCCGGACATGTTCGGAGAATTACTGCAAAAAGCTAGTACGATGGGGGACTTGAGGAACTGTCCT AGCAATTGTGGTGAGAAAATCCGCATCCGTCGAGTGCTCATGAATGCACCTCAGATCATAACAATTGGACTGGTGTGGGACTCCGATCACTCTGATCTTGCGGAGGATGTCATTCATAGTCTTGGAACCTGCCTTAAGCTCGGGGAT TTATTTTATAGGGTTACAGATGACAGAGCGAAGCATTCTGAGCTGTATTTGGTTGGAATGATCTGTTACTATGGGAAACATTACTCCACCTTCTTCTTTCAAACCAAAATACGGAAGTGGATGTATTTTGATGATGCCCATGTAAAAGAG ATTGGTCCAAAATGGAAAGACGTAGTGACAAAATGCATAAAGGGGCACTATCAGCCATTACTACTTTTGTATGCTGATCCTAGGGGTACTCCAGTGTCTGTTCCAGATGTATTGTCTCAGATGGATATTCGACAGTATAGCAGAACATGCTATGATAGTGAAGACTCTG GCAGGGAGCCCTCTATCTCCAGTGACACCAGGACAGACTCCTCCACTGACAGCTATCCCTACAAACATTCACATCATGAATCTGTGATGAGCCACTTCTCCTCGGACTCCCAAGGCACAGTCATCTACAACCTGGAGAACGATGCAGCATCACAGAGTAGTAGAGATACAG GACACCTGACAGATAGTGAGTGTAGTCAGAGACATTTTTCAAGGAAGGGACCCTTAACTGACCGAAAACGAAGTTCCAGTCGGCCTCGGAGAAAAGGAGATGAGTCCCAATCGTCAGGTTATCACAGTGAAG GTGAAACCTTAAAGGAGAAGCAAGCTCCAAGAGCAGGTCTGAAGCTATCCAGCAGTTCCAGTAGGTTGAGAGACTTTAAAACCACTGTTAGCAATATGATTCACAGACCATCGCAAGCATCACAAACAACGCAAAGCGTACATCATGTTGGAAGTGCGGTGGATCAGGCAGAGATCAAGCCACCCGCAAGCTTAGCAGTAAGACCCAGGGACTGGGATATGGAAAATAACAGCAATGAGATCAAATCTGGGTTATCTGGCAGGTATCGGCCTACTTGGCGCCCAACACGTGAGCCATTAAATGTTGATAGTGTCTTCAGACATGAAAAGAGGAAAAATACAGGATACAGTCCACTCAGTCCCTTCTCAGAAGACTCTG CTAAGGAATTCTCTGTTAATGATCGGAGGGAAACCGCCAATCCTGATACAAAGGAAAAGCATCCATGTGTGAAATATAGGAGTTGGGGTGTCGGACTCGGTATTCATCCTCATCTTGTGGATCAGCAGCAGCCTCGTCTTATCCAGAGGATGGAGTCTGGCTATGAAAGCAGTGAACGGAACAGCAATAGTCCCATCAGCATGGACTTGCCTTTATCAGAGAATTGTAGTGCTTTTCG GGAATATCACTCAAGGAAAAGTCCTGGTACAGCTCAAGCTCCTACCAGGCGAAACATCCCAAAGTCTCAGAGCAGCAGTGCATTAGATATGGCCGATTCTGCCTCCAGTGTATGGGTTAAGGTCCATCCCTCTCATGTTG CAGCAGAGAGTCCGGGATCCATAAAGAGTGAATTGGATGAACTTCAAGAGGAAGTTGCAAGAAGGGCGAGTGAGCAAGAACTGCGCTGGAAGAGGGAAAAAGATATTGAGGCAGCCATGGGGTTCAACCCGCAGCCTCGGCGGTTTTTGGATTTGGATGAGTTACAGAACCAGG GGAGGAGTGACAGCTTTGAGCGATCCATACAGGAGGCAGACTCTGTCTTTGAGCAATCACTGAGGCTGGAGCAGAAAGGAGATTACACTACAGCTTTGGCACTGTGTAATGAAGCTATTT TGACCAGGCTATCTCGGACAAAGTTCCAGTGA